A stretch of the Xyrauchen texanus isolate HMW12.3.18 chromosome 20, RBS_HiC_50CHRs, whole genome shotgun sequence genome encodes the following:
- the mrpl14 gene encoding 39S ribosomal protein L14, mitochondrial, which yields MALFQSGLILAKLMHQRAFSVSAAVAAIQKLTRVRVVDNSALGNAHHHRPPKVIHVYTKNGVGKVGDRVLLAIKGQKKKALIVGHKMPGARMTPRFDSNNVVLIEENGNPTGTRIKAPLPTHLRKMEGEYSKLLAIAQRFV from the exons ATGGCACTGTTTCAGTCTGGATTGATTCTGGCCAAACTGATGCACCAAAGGGCCTTCAG TGTCTCAGCAGCTGTGGCTGCAATTCAGAAGTTAACACGAGTAAGAGTGGTCGACAACAGCGCTCTTGGGAATGCCCATCATCACCGTCCACCAAAGGTCATTCATGTTTACACCAAGAATGGAGTTGGTAAAGTGGGAGACAGAGTTTTGCTGGCTATTAAAGGACAGAAGAAAAAAGCTCTCATAGTCGGTCATAAGATGCCTGGTGCTCGAATGACACCACGCTTCGATTCAAACAACGTTGTTTTGATTGAGGAAAATGGAAACCCTACTGGAACTAGAATTAAAGCTCCTTTACCAACACACCTGCGCAAAATGGAGGGGGAATATTCTAAACTCTTAGCCATTGCTCAGCGATTTGTGTAG